The following are encoded in a window of Clostridium thermarum genomic DNA:
- a CDS encoding aminotransferase class V-fold PLP-dependent enzyme, whose protein sequence is MSTAQLNKQYRKLIVGLDKEVPVRGDMYVKYINFDNAATTPPFVSVVNSVIRFCPWYSSIHRGMGYKSMVSSRIYEEARAKVLKFVGAEEKSNTVIFVKNATEGLNKLSYRLIQDKNWVVLSTWMEHHSNDLPWRDKCIVDYVEIDEEGRLSLEDLEQKLRKYRGRVKLVTVTGASNVTGYINDIHKIATLAHKHGAKIIVDGAQLVPHVPIDMKSDNSEEHIDYLVFSAHKMYAPFGIGAIVGPKKSFEYGAPEYKGGGTVHVVTRKNIYWDDPPAKEEAGSPNIIGVVALVAAIEQLTKIGMDKIKKNEKLLMDYTLSKLKQLPFLKLYGCDDGCVERVGIIPFVVMGIPHIEIAKALSEDSGIGVRNGCFCAQPYIQRLLKLTDQEIKYYKKLPDDKKPGMVRVSFGLYNTPKEVDRLVSELRRIIKSN, encoded by the coding sequence ATGAGTACCGCGCAATTAAACAAACAATACAGAAAGCTTATCGTAGGGTTAGATAAGGAAGTACCTGTTAGAGGAGACATGTATGTTAAGTATATCAATTTTGATAATGCTGCAACTACGCCTCCATTTGTTTCTGTGGTTAATTCTGTAATCCGTTTTTGCCCTTGGTATTCCTCCATTCATAGAGGAATGGGATATAAGTCGATGGTATCTTCAAGAATATATGAGGAAGCCAGAGCTAAGGTTTTAAAATTTGTTGGTGCTGAGGAGAAAAGTAATACTGTAATATTTGTAAAGAATGCAACGGAAGGTTTAAATAAGCTTTCTTATAGGCTGATACAAGATAAAAATTGGGTAGTACTTTCAACATGGATGGAGCATCACTCCAACGATTTGCCTTGGCGAGATAAGTGCATAGTAGATTATGTAGAAATTGATGAAGAAGGAAGGTTATCACTAGAAGATCTAGAACAAAAGTTGAGAAAGTACAGAGGTCGTGTAAAGCTAGTTACAGTTACTGGAGCCTCAAATGTTACAGGTTATATTAATGACATTCACAAAATCGCCACGCTGGCGCATAAGCATGGAGCAAAGATTATCGTAGACGGTGCACAATTGGTTCCCCATGTTCCTATTGATATGAAGAGCGACAACAGTGAGGAACATATCGATTATCTGGTATTTTCAGCCCACAAAATGTATGCCCCCTTCGGTATCGGAGCAATTGTTGGACCTAAGAAGAGCTTTGAGTATGGAGCACCGGAATATAAGGGTGGAGGGACGGTTCATGTGGTTACGAGAAAAAATATATATTGGGATGATCCACCGGCCAAGGAGGAAGCAGGAAGTCCCAATATTATCGGAGTGGTAGCTCTTGTAGCAGCCATTGAACAATTAACTAAAATAGGCATGGACAAAATCAAAAAAAATGAAAAACTCTTAATGGATTATACCCTAAGTAAGTTAAAACAGCTACCATTTCTTAAGCTGTATGGCTGCGATGATGGCTGCGTTGAAAGGGTAGGTATTATTCCCTTTGTTGTTATGGGAATTCCACATATAGAAATTGCTAAGGCTCTTTCCGAGGATAGTGGGATTGGAGTGAGAAATGGTTGCTTTTGTGCCCAGCCCTATATACAGAGGCTTTTGAAATTAACAGATCAGGAAATAAAATATTACAAAAAACTTCCAGATGACAAAAAACCTGGAATGGTGAGAGTGAGCTTTGGCTTATATAATACGCCTAAAGAAGTTGATAGGTTGGTAAGTGAATTGAGAAGAATCATAAAAAGTAATTAA
- a CDS encoding DUF4397 domain-containing protein gives MREAVPKALPTYYRLLNAMPDAPAIDVYINGKLTASNLRYANFTNYFQTPGGIYEIKVYPAGKKTPILIETNLQLMPNSIHTIAAVPNGDGSLLPILEPLSGPTPGYSMVRFAHLSSEAPAVDIILPDGKILFSDVEFKEVTGYIPVPAGNYTIQAKISETNNIILIVPNIKLQPNKIYTVYVVGKPQGTPPLQVLIPLDGSTYLRDDHIGY, from the coding sequence ATGAGGGAAGCCGTACCTAAGGCCTTACCAACATATTATAGGTTATTAAATGCTATGCCAGATGCACCTGCTATTGATGTATATATCAATGGAAAGCTTACTGCATCAAACCTAAGATACGCAAACTTTACAAACTATTTTCAAACCCCAGGAGGGATTTACGAGATTAAGGTATATCCTGCTGGAAAAAAGACACCTATTCTAATCGAGACAAACCTACAACTAATGCCAAATTCAATCCACACTATTGCAGCAGTGCCTAATGGGGACGGTTCATTATTACCCATCTTAGAACCACTTTCTGGGCCAACTCCTGGTTATTCAATGGTTAGGTTTGCTCATCTTTCTTCAGAAGCACCAGCTGTTGATATAATCTTACCAGATGGTAAAATACTATTTAGTGATGTTGAATTTAAAGAAGTTACAGGCTATATACCTGTTCCAGCAGGTAATTATACAATACAAGCCAAAATAAGTGAAACTAATAACATCATTTTAATAGTTCCTAACATTAAACTGCAGCCAAATAAGATATATACTGTTTATGTTGTGGGAAAACCTCAAGGTACTCCTCCGCTTCAAGTACTTATTCCTTTGGATGGTTCAACTTATCTAAGGGATGACCATATTGGATATTAA
- a CDS encoding transposase, with protein sequence MPRCARVKSNEYTYHIICRSISEIDLFRDNDDKVRYMELIKKYQTIFNFKIYAYCLMDNHLHILLFSNGSDISKIMHGINQSYSQYYNHKYARHGHVFQDRFKSKVVDNDRYMFVLSLYIHNNAKDLKGIKSIYKYEFSSLPVYLGLSKDRYNILDPSVILTRLSKDKFKAISRYTLLVNTFKPSEENVDNSEEFDYEIYNNIIEYRSEKVKVIQDIDKHKVIEYLSELFSMDAFNLRIKHLKSNTTYKALTVIMLRGLCDMTIKEICEYLGDVTQSHISKLCSKGYELINSKYQYIIKNFIVMHTPA encoded by the coding sequence ATGCCAAGATGCGCAAGAGTTAAAAGCAATGAATATACCTACCATATTATCTGCCGTTCTATATCTGAAATAGATTTATTTCGTGATAACGATGATAAAGTTAGATACATGGAACTTATAAAGAAATATCAAACAATTTTCAATTTTAAAATATATGCTTATTGTTTAATGGATAATCATTTGCACATACTTCTTTTTTCCAATGGCTCTGATATTTCAAAGATTATGCATGGAATAAATCAAAGCTATTCCCAATATTATAACCACAAATATGCCAGACATGGTCATGTTTTTCAAGACAGATTTAAAAGTAAAGTTGTGGATAATGATCGATATATGTTTGTTTTATCGCTTTACATTCATAATAATGCCAAAGACCTAAAAGGTATTAAATCTATATATAAATACGAATTTTCATCTTTGCCTGTTTACCTTGGATTATCAAAAGACAGATATAACATTCTAGATCCTTCAGTAATTCTGACAAGGTTGAGCAAAGACAAGTTTAAAGCAATTAGTAGATACACCCTACTTGTAAATACTTTTAAACCATCTGAAGAAAATGTTGACAATTCTGAAGAATTTGATTATGAAATATATAATAATATCATTGAGTATAGAAGTGAAAAAGTTAAGGTAATTCAAGATATTGATAAACATAAAGTTATCGAATATTTATCAGAATTATTTTCAATGGACGCTTTTAATCTCCGTATAAAACATTTAAAATCTAATACTACATATAAAGCCTTGACTGTGATAATGCTCCGTGGCCTCTGTGATATGACCATTAAAGAAATTTGTGAATACCTAGGAGATGTCACCCAATCTCATATCTCAAAACTGTGTTCTAAGGGATATGAACTTATAAACTCAAAGTATCAGTATATAATTAAGAATTTCATAGTTATGCATACTCCTGCGTAA
- the trmB gene encoding tRNA (guanosine(46)-N7)-methyltransferase TrmB, with protein MRLRKKWWARPEMESSDYVITEPKQFKGKWKEVFGNDNPLHLELGCGRGRFITTKAENHSEINYIGIDLKDEVLIYALRKVAEKELPNVRLIPMNIAWVGELFDKDEVDKIYINFCNPWPKLRHNKRRLTHNNFLNIYKGFLKPGSQIWFKTDDEGLFTDSQVYFEESGFTIKYITYDLHKSEFKENVVTEYEEKFTSLGMKTMFLIAELNAAE; from the coding sequence ATGAGACTAAGGAAAAAATGGTGGGCAAGACCTGAGATGGAGAGTAGTGATTATGTAATCACAGAACCAAAACAGTTCAAGGGAAAGTGGAAGGAAGTTTTCGGCAACGATAATCCCCTTCATTTGGAGTTGGGCTGTGGTAGGGGACGGTTCATTACTACTAAGGCTGAAAACCATAGTGAAATAAATTATATAGGCATAGACTTAAAGGATGAAGTATTGATATATGCTCTTAGAAAGGTAGCAGAAAAGGAATTGCCTAATGTAAGGCTGATACCTATGAATATAGCTTGGGTGGGAGAACTATTTGATAAGGATGAGGTTGATAAGATCTATATAAACTTTTGTAATCCCTGGCCAAAGCTTAGACATAATAAGAGAAGACTAACCCACAATAATTTTCTGAATATCTACAAAGGCTTTTTGAAACCAGGTTCTCAGATTTGGTTTAAAACTGATGACGAAGGGCTTTTTACGGATTCTCAAGTTTATTTTGAGGAAAGTGGATTTACAATCAAGTATATAACCTATGATCTTCATAAAAGCGAATTTAAAGAAAATGTAGTTACGGAATATGAGGAGAAATTTACTTCATTGGGAATGAAGACTATGTTTTTAATTGCAGAACTCAATGCTGCTGAATAA
- a CDS encoding ABC transporter permease has protein sequence MREIFLIAANTLKIIFRKKSNIILFIIIPVTITLAMMFLFSNASSGTIRIGIYNQDQGKLGSELASNIAAVEKFKAIEVNEEGINDLVQSQKVDCVIIIPTDFSEKLYKGKSAKVSMKTIKGEDTTIWIENFTNMFIENLMIIGKASEGRREVFRNILDGYMDGNIKLSIGKVEDVSISRQTTSRSLGMLIMFMMYAATITSSLIIKEKQGKTFYRVQTAPVSSKAVVFGNTLANLIIVAIQAAIVAITINHVLNMNSGIGTLYLVIVLLFFGLVSISMGMVIIAFSQSTAQSASLATLVTTPTCMLGGCFWPVSFMPQVLQRVSDFMPQRWALKAIESLQTGSSLNEILVNLGILIAFAIMFSTIAAYKFKNNKSVGSFI, from the coding sequence ATGAGAGAAATTTTCCTAATAGCAGCCAATACCCTTAAAATTATATTCAGAAAAAAGAGTAATATTATATTGTTTATTATAATACCAGTAACAATTACTCTTGCTATGATGTTTCTCTTTAGCAATGCCTCTTCCGGCACCATCAGGATAGGGATTTATAATCAAGATCAAGGGAAGCTAGGCAGTGAATTAGCATCAAATATAGCAGCGGTAGAAAAATTTAAAGCTATTGAAGTTAATGAAGAAGGGATAAATGATTTGGTACAGTCTCAAAAGGTTGACTGTGTGATAATTATACCAACGGATTTCAGTGAAAAACTCTATAAGGGAAAATCGGCAAAGGTAAGTATGAAAACTATCAAGGGCGAAGACACTACCATATGGATAGAAAACTTTACAAATATGTTTATTGAAAATTTAATGATTATAGGGAAAGCTTCAGAAGGTAGAAGAGAGGTATTCAGGAATATATTGGATGGATACATGGATGGAAACATTAAGCTAAGCATAGGAAAAGTAGAGGATGTATCCATAAGCAGGCAAACTACAAGTAGATCTCTAGGTATGCTGATTATGTTCATGATGTATGCCGCTACAATAACTTCAAGTCTTATAATAAAGGAAAAGCAGGGTAAAACCTTCTACAGAGTACAAACTGCACCGGTGAGCTCCAAGGCTGTAGTTTTTGGAAATACCTTAGCCAATTTAATTATAGTAGCCATTCAGGCTGCCATAGTGGCAATAACCATAAACCATGTTTTAAATATGAATTCCGGAATTGGCACTTTATATCTGGTTATTGTACTTCTGTTTTTCGGATTGGTATCGATATCTATGGGAATGGTGATAATTGCCTTCTCACAGAGCACGGCACAATCGGCAAGTCTTGCTACCTTGGTGACTACTCCAACCTGTATGTTGGGTGGTTGCTTCTGGCCGGTGAGTTTTATGCCCCAGGTGTTACAAAGAGTATCAGATTTTATGCCTCAACGGTGGGCGCTCAAAGCTATAGAAAGCCTTCAGACTGGATCCAGCTTAAATGAAATACTAGTAAATCTGGGAATTTTGATAGCCTTTGCAATAATGTTCTCAACCATCGCAGCTTACAAATTTAAAAATAATAAATCTGTGGGAAGCTTTATATAA
- a CDS encoding ABC transporter permease, translating to MLLNIMLKEIKQNFRDIKGTLLMTLFALVLMIILGTAFSGIFGEGEITKIKAKVLYKNETRQAVAEGFKQLVEALKENGMTFEETLDETSALDSIKAGKYSCYVVLKDDEIIIYKNEKLDLEANIVESGLKVFIDKFNLMSEIVKYKPEAAQYVLSSENENAVEITTLDKKKAPRAIDYYAVTMVSLIIMYSSMAGMNSILSEKTRKTENRLLIAPITKNKLLIGKMLGTIVSTILQLTMVILASKFILKANWGEDILTVAIILITETMAFISLGAAVALLFKRESAANGILNTVIPAFAFLGGGYMNIEDIGSEALLKVANISPIRWVNRAILNIIYNNDYSAVSTTLAINIISIIITITLCVLLFRKEEA from the coding sequence ATGCTGCTGAACATAATGCTAAAGGAAATTAAGCAGAATTTTAGAGATATAAAGGGCACTTTACTAATGACGCTTTTCGCATTGGTGCTGATGATAATTTTAGGTACAGCCTTTTCAGGGATCTTTGGAGAGGGTGAAATTACAAAGATTAAAGCCAAGGTGCTCTACAAAAATGAGACCCGACAAGCAGTTGCAGAAGGTTTTAAGCAGTTAGTAGAAGCCCTTAAGGAAAATGGCATGACTTTTGAAGAAACTCTGGATGAAACTAGTGCTTTGGACAGCATTAAAGCTGGTAAGTACTCCTGTTATGTCGTATTAAAAGATGATGAGATAATCATATATAAGAATGAAAAGTTAGACCTGGAAGCAAATATTGTTGAGTCGGGTTTAAAGGTTTTTATAGATAAATTTAACCTTATGAGCGAGATTGTAAAATATAAGCCGGAAGCCGCTCAGTATGTGCTTAGCTCAGAGAATGAGAATGCCGTTGAAATAACAACTCTAGACAAGAAAAAGGCACCAAGAGCCATAGACTACTATGCCGTAACCATGGTCAGCTTGATTATAATGTATAGTTCAATGGCAGGAATGAATTCAATTTTATCTGAAAAGACAAGAAAAACAGAAAACCGGCTGTTGATTGCACCAATAACGAAGAATAAGCTGCTGATAGGGAAAATGCTTGGAACAATTGTGTCCACAATTCTGCAGTTAACAATGGTAATCCTAGCAAGTAAATTTATATTAAAGGCAAATTGGGGAGAAGATATTTTAACCGTTGCTATAATTCTGATTACAGAGACAATGGCTTTTATTTCTCTGGGAGCAGCAGTGGCCCTTTTGTTCAAAAGAGAATCAGCCGCCAATGGTATATTGAATACTGTAATACCAGCTTTTGCGTTTTTAGGCGGTGGATATATGAATATCGAAGATATTGGCAGTGAAGCCTTGCTAAAGGTTGCAAATATATCACCTATAAGATGGGTTAACAGAGCCATCCTCAATATAATCTATAATAATGATTACAGCGCTGTTTCAACTACACTGGCAATAAATATTATATCAATAATTATTACAATAACCCTCTGTGTACTGCTATTTAGAAAGGAGGAAGCGTAA